One region of Emys orbicularis isolate rEmyOrb1 chromosome 4, rEmyOrb1.hap1, whole genome shotgun sequence genomic DNA includes:
- the PHLDA2 gene encoding pleckstrin homology-like domain family A member 2 — MKMPGEVIREGELEKRSDSLFQFWKKKLVVLTKDSLSLFPDGHKRARGKELGFHSILKVDCVERTGKYIYFTIVTTDRKEIDFRCPDQSCWNASITMALIDFQNKRAIQDFKSRQELEQAAGSPERRLARAP, encoded by the coding sequence ATGAAGATGCCGGGCGAGGTGATCCGGGAGGGCGAGCTGGAGAAGCGCAGCGACAGCCTCTTCCAGTTCTGGAAGAAGAAGCTGGTGGTGCTGACCAAGGACAGCCTGAGCCTCTTCCCGGACGGGCACAAGCGCGCCCGGGGCAAGGAGCTGGGCTTCCACTCCATCCTCAAGGTGGACTGCGTGGAGCGCACGGGCAAGTACATCTACTTCACCATCGTCACCACGGACCGCAAGGAGATCGACTTCCGCTGCCCGGACCAGAGCTGCTGGAACGCCTCCATCACCATGGCGCTCATCGACTTCCAGAACAAGCGGGCCATCCAGGACTTCAAGAGCCgccaggagctggagcaggcgGCGGGCAGCCCGGAGCGGCGCCTGGCCCGGGCGCCCTGA